The Firmicutes bacterium HGW-Firmicutes-1 genome includes a window with the following:
- a CDS encoding acetyl-CoA carboxylase carboxyl transferase subunit beta, with protein sequence MVNLFIKTKYINNTPKYSSVPKVPKDMWVKCEFCGEIIYKDDFHSNNRICIKCEQHFRLDAWSRINLVIDEGTFGEAYTEVVTKNVLNFPSYETKISALQEKTGLIEGVVTGFGKIKGIQAAIGVMDSGFLMGSMGAAVGEKITLLVEEATRSNLPLIIFCASGGARMQEGIISLMQMAKTAAAVGRFSDQGGLYITVLTDPTTGGVTASFAMLGDIILAEPGSLIGFAGPRVIKQTIKQDLPEGFQRAEFLLEHGFIDKIVNRNEMKETLYHIIKLHK encoded by the coding sequence ATGGTAAATTTATTTATTAAAACAAAGTATATAAACAATACTCCTAAATATTCCAGCGTACCAAAGGTTCCAAAAGATATGTGGGTAAAATGCGAATTTTGTGGTGAAATCATATATAAAGACGACTTCCATAGCAACAATAGAATTTGCATTAAATGTGAACAGCACTTTAGACTTGATGCATGGTCCAGAATCAACTTAGTCATAGATGAAGGAACCTTTGGGGAAGCCTACACGGAGGTTGTAACAAAAAATGTATTGAACTTTCCTTCCTATGAAACGAAAATTTCAGCACTTCAAGAAAAAACAGGGTTAATTGAAGGTGTTGTTACAGGCTTTGGAAAGATAAAAGGAATACAGGCTGCTATAGGCGTAATGGATAGTGGATTTTTGATGGGTAGTATGGGAGCCGCAGTTGGAGAAAAAATTACACTATTGGTTGAAGAAGCTACTAGAAGTAACTTGCCGCTGATTATTTTTTGTGCATCAGGTGGAGCAAGAATGCAAGAAGGAATCATATCTCTTATGCAAATGGCAAAAACAGCAGCGGCTGTTGGTAGATTTAGTGATCAAGGAGGCCTTTACATAACTGTTTTAACAGATCCAACTACGGGTGGGGTGACAGCTAGCTTTGCCATGCTTGGAGATATCATACTTGCAGAGCCGGGAAGTTTAATCGGATTCGCAGGCCCTAGGGTAATCAAGCAAACGATAAAGCAAGACTTACCTGAAGGTTTTCAAAGAGCAGAGTTTTTGTTGGAACATGGATTTATCGACAAGATTGTTAATAGAAATGAGATGAAAGAGACTCTTTATCATATTATTAAATTACATAAATAA
- a CDS encoding sugar ABC transporter ATP-binding protein, which yields MSSVELRGLEKVYPNGFKAVHGINLKIRDGEFMVFVGPSGCAKSTSLRMIAGLEEISGGEVAIGDRIVNDIPPKDRGIAMVFQNYALYPHMTVFDNMAFSLKMKKVPKAEIKIRVAEAAKILEIEDLLGRKPKQLSGGQRQRVAVGRAIVRDPEVFLFDEPLSNLDAKLRVNMRVQLTQLHQKLKNTMIYVTHDQVEAMTMGDRICVMNLGKIMQVDTPLNLYHYPANKFVAGFIGSPAMNLIEGVLIKKNDVTFVKIGGEEFQVSIEKSSRMEESINKKVWLGIRPEDIELSNDQNENDIDGYVEVIEHLGNESYIHFKLGDIKLVSRINSLDSKDIKVERSHSFKFCMEKCHVFDYESEENISILEEGNYEV from the coding sequence ATGTCATCAGTTGAGTTAAGAGGTCTTGAAAAAGTATACCCAAATGGATTTAAGGCAGTTCATGGGATAAACCTGAAAATTAGAGATGGAGAATTTATGGTTTTTGTTGGTCCATCTGGATGTGCAAAATCTACAAGTCTTCGAATGATTGCAGGCTTAGAGGAAATCTCCGGAGGAGAAGTAGCCATTGGTGATCGTATTGTAAACGATATACCACCCAAAGATAGAGGTATAGCTATGGTATTCCAAAATTATGCCCTCTATCCACATATGACAGTATTTGATAATATGGCTTTTTCACTAAAAATGAAAAAGGTTCCAAAGGCAGAGATTAAAATTAGAGTCGCAGAAGCAGCTAAAATTTTGGAAATAGAAGATTTGTTAGGTCGAAAACCTAAGCAACTATCCGGAGGGCAACGTCAAAGGGTTGCCGTAGGTAGGGCAATTGTAAGAGACCCAGAAGTATTCTTATTTGATGAGCCACTCTCTAATCTAGATGCAAAGCTTCGAGTAAATATGAGAGTTCAACTTACGCAGTTACATCAAAAACTGAAGAATACCATGATATATGTTACCCACGATCAGGTTGAGGCTATGACAATGGGGGATAGGATATGTGTCATGAATCTAGGGAAAATTATGCAAGTTGATACACCACTTAATCTTTATCATTATCCTGCAAACAAATTTGTAGCGGGTTTTATTGGTTCACCAGCAATGAATTTAATTGAAGGCGTTCTAATTAAAAAGAATGATGTAACGTTCGTAAAGATTGGAGGTGAAGAATTCCAAGTTTCTATTGAAAAATCTTCTAGAATGGAGGAAAGTATTAATAAAAAAGTATGGCTAGGCATTAGACCCGAAGACATTGAATTGTCAAATGACCAGAATGAAAATGATATTGATGGATATGTAGAAGTTATAGAACATTTAGGGAATGAAAGTTACATACATTTTAAACTAGGTGACATTAAGTTAGTATCCCGAATTAATTCGTTGGATTCTAAGGACATCAAAGTTGAAAGAAGTCATTCATTTAAGTTCTGTATGGAGAAATGCCATGTTTTTGACTATGAATCAGAAGAAAATATTAGTATATTGGAGGAAGGGAATTATGAAGTTTAA
- a CDS encoding sugar ABC transporter permease, giving the protein MSNKIKKYGFATLCFLLAVFYMSPLYLVVTNSFKSQKGIAINSMKLPFGEYFRPDNYITAFKQLDFIHSFMNSLSITVISTVIIIIFSSMAAWMLVRSNTKLSTFLFFMFAVAMLIPFQSVMLPLINIMGKIGFLNRGGLIFMYLGFGSSLSIILYHGFIKSVPKELEEAAIIDGCNTFQVFWKIVFPLLKPITVTVSILNSMWIWNDFLLPQLVINKPEWHTIPLKMFYFFGQYSKKWNLALPGLIIAMIPIVVFYIIAQKHIVKGITQGSIK; this is encoded by the coding sequence ATGAGTAATAAAATAAAGAAATATGGATTTGCGACACTTTGTTTTTTATTAGCAGTGTTTTACATGTCTCCACTTTATTTGGTAGTAACAAACTCGTTTAAATCGCAAAAGGGCATAGCCATTAACTCTATGAAATTACCTTTTGGAGAATACTTTAGACCAGACAATTATATTACTGCTTTCAAGCAACTAGACTTTATTCATTCATTTATGAATTCATTGAGTATTACGGTCATTAGTACGGTGATCATCATTATATTCTCTTCAATGGCAGCATGGATGTTGGTGAGAAGCAATACTAAATTAAGTACATTTTTGTTTTTTATGTTTGCAGTAGCTATGTTAATACCATTTCAGTCAGTTATGTTGCCTTTAATAAATATTATGGGTAAGATCGGTTTCTTAAATAGAGGTGGACTCATATTTATGTATCTTGGTTTTGGATCTTCACTTTCAATTATTTTATACCACGGATTTATAAAAAGCGTTCCAAAGGAGCTTGAGGAAGCAGCTATTATTGATGGGTGTAATACTTTTCAAGTGTTTTGGAAGATTGTATTTCCATTATTAAAGCCGATAACTGTAACAGTAAGTATTCTAAATTCAATGTGGATATGGAATGACTTCTTATTACCACAACTCGTAATAAATAAACCTGAGTGGCATACGATACCACTAAAAATGTTCTATTTCTTTGGACAGTATTCTAAAAAGTGGAATTTAGCGTTACCGGGCTTAATCATTGCAATGATACCAATTGTAGTTTTTTACATCATTGCACAGAAACATATTGTTAAGGGTATCACCCAAGGTTCAATAAAGTAA
- a CDS encoding glycoside hydrolase, whose protein sequence is MSGTHFFIEESTMDILSDYLLEMDTDGYSLILYINPSNTEFASEIFDTTKEISKNLKEWIINWSSAQAPRLKIHTVRVMLGTFLLITIHIPFQLDNNSSNSQVYAQTNDKFNMSYLYFGSPSTHVDRVLRTNNSLKVVSPSYFNLNENGNLELTPLLDSNFINEMHNRGIKVVPFLSNHWDKAKGIKALENRDQLVNDLVVAIEVNNLDGINIDIENVTPAQKEMYVDFIKQLRERLPSDKEVSVAVAANPNGYTTGWQGSYDYAELGRYADYLMIMAYDESSYGSEPGPVASHDFVERSIQYALKHVPAEKVVLGISFYGRYWNVEKGIKGNGIHLTKVQELLSAYENTITYDNKYQSPKAVIKVKAGDPPIQVFGKPLASGTYTIWYENADSIKAKLMLVQKYNIKGTGSWSLGQEHSDVWMYYDLWLNSKYFEDINQSWAKDEILTIVQREVMTGMTETKFSPTGTLTRAQAATVLVRAFKLQSLDQEIKAFIDVPTTHWAKENIDTIVSHGIMEGISIDTFSPDEPLTREQMAMLLYRVLEQQPSTSVGTSTFTDVESGRWSEEAIHKMTLTGIYKGYPDNTFRPAKSMERQEMATLMNRVLDKNE, encoded by the coding sequence ATGAGTGGCACACATTTTTTTATTGAGGAGTCAACAATGGATATATTAAGTGATTACTTATTAGAAATGGATACAGACGGATATAGTTTAATCCTATATATTAATCCTAGCAATACTGAATTTGCCAGTGAAATTTTTGATACTACCAAAGAAATATCGAAAAATTTGAAAGAGTGGATTATTAATTGGTCAAGCGCACAAGCTCCCCGACTTAAAATTCATACTGTGAGAGTTATGCTAGGAACTTTTTTATTAATAACCATTCATATCCCTTTCCAGTTAGATAATAATAGTAGTAATTCCCAAGTATATGCTCAAACGAATGATAAGTTTAATATGTCCTATCTTTATTTTGGGAGCCCCAGTACCCATGTAGACAGAGTTCTTAGAACAAATAATTCTTTAAAAGTGGTATCCCCAAGTTATTTTAATTTAAATGAAAATGGAAACTTAGAATTAACACCTCTTCTTGATTCAAATTTTATTAACGAAATGCATAACCGGGGTATAAAAGTGGTCCCCTTTTTAAGTAACCATTGGGATAAAGCTAAAGGTATCAAAGCTCTAGAAAATCGCGATCAATTGGTAAACGATCTTGTAGTTGCTATCGAAGTCAATAACCTAGATGGAATAAATATAGATATTGAAAATGTTACTCCTGCACAAAAAGAAATGTATGTAGACTTCATAAAACAACTTAGAGAAAGACTACCTTCAGATAAAGAAGTATCCGTTGCTGTTGCTGCAAATCCAAACGGATATACGACCGGTTGGCAGGGTTCTTATGATTATGCTGAACTCGGGAGATATGCTGATTATCTAATGATAATGGCTTACGATGAAAGTTCCTACGGCTCTGAACCAGGTCCAGTTGCAAGTCATGATTTTGTTGAACGTTCTATCCAATATGCATTAAAGCATGTTCCAGCTGAAAAAGTAGTACTTGGAATATCCTTTTATGGACGCTATTGGAATGTGGAAAAAGGAATTAAGGGCAATGGTATTCATTTGACCAAGGTGCAAGAACTATTGTCAGCCTATGAAAACACAATAACCTATGACAATAAATATCAATCACCAAAAGCAGTCATTAAGGTCAAAGCAGGCGATCCACCTATACAAGTTTTTGGTAAACCACTTGCTTCTGGAACATATACAATATGGTATGAGAATGCTGACTCCATAAAAGCCAAACTTATGTTAGTACAAAAATATAATATCAAAGGAACCGGTAGTTGGAGCTTGGGTCAAGAGCATAGTGATGTATGGATGTATTATGATTTGTGGTTGAACAGTAAATATTTTGAGGATATAAATCAGAGTTGGGCAAAAGATGAAATTTTAACGATTGTGCAAAGGGAAGTCATGACCGGTATGACTGAAACTAAATTTTCCCCCACGGGTACATTAACAAGAGCTCAGGCCGCTACTGTTTTGGTAAGAGCCTTTAAATTACAGAGCTTGGACCAAGAAATCAAAGCTTTTATTGATGTTCCTACTACCCATTGGGCAAAGGAAAATATTGATACGATAGTCTCACATGGAATCATGGAAGGGATAAGTATCGATACCTTCTCCCCCGACGAACCATTAACCCGCGAACAAATGGCAATGTTATTATATCGTGTGTTAGAACAGCAGCCCTCAACATCAGTAGGAACGAGTACCTTTACCGATGTTGAATCTGGTAGATGGTCTGAAGAAGCTATTCATAAAATGACTTTAACCGGTATATATAAGGGCTATCCTGATAACACTTTTCGCCCTGCAAAGTCCATGGAACGTCAGGAAATGGCTACGCTTATGAATCGGGTTTTAGATAAGAATGAATGA
- a CDS encoding LacI family transcriptional regulator — protein sequence MKKNVNIKDIARIAGVGVTTVSRVINNHADVKKETRENILDIINEYNYIPNNSARNLKRSETKTIGVLVKGIYNPFFSRIVRVIEMEIAKFDYAMILHYNPKDCTSSDTNVATELIKEKKLSGLICLGGSYDITEDHQIEELETPIVLCSAVVSGGTDRDVISSVCIDDNEASYRGVKKLIEFGHKEIGMIRIKNDDISGCKYRYEGYKRALIDSNIEINEDYVAVGDYSFESGHHAMIELLDRGSKISAVFVATDIMAIGATRAILERGLRVPEDISVLGFDGNEFAEYFMPSISTIKQPVGLLGEKSVEILFDLIKGGQNLHYKLDTEFISRESLIKI from the coding sequence ATGAAAAAGAACGTGAACATTAAGGATATAGCAAGAATTGCTGGAGTTGGTGTCACTACAGTTTCAAGAGTAATCAATAACCATGCGGATGTTAAGAAAGAAACGCGAGAAAACATACTCGATATCATCAATGAATATAATTACATACCTAATAATAGTGCTAGAAATTTAAAAAGATCAGAAACGAAAACCATTGGAGTTCTAGTAAAGGGAATTTATAACCCATTCTTCTCCAGAATCGTACGAGTGATAGAAATGGAAATTGCAAAATTTGATTATGCCATGATTCTTCATTATAATCCTAAGGATTGTACTTCAAGTGATACAAATGTTGCAACTGAACTCATCAAGGAAAAGAAATTAAGTGGACTCATTTGCTTAGGTGGTAGCTATGATATAACTGAGGACCATCAAATTGAAGAGTTAGAAACACCTATCGTTCTTTGTTCAGCAGTAGTTTCAGGTGGTACCGATAGAGATGTAATTTCATCAGTTTGTATTGACGATAACGAGGCTTCCTATAGAGGAGTTAAGAAGCTTATAGAATTTGGACATAAAGAAATTGGAATGATTCGAATTAAAAATGATGATATCAGTGGTTGTAAGTATAGATATGAGGGCTATAAAAGAGCCTTGATAGATAGTAACATAGAAATTAACGAGGATTATGTAGCTGTTGGTGACTATAGTTTTGAGTCAGGACATCATGCAATGATTGAACTTCTCGATCGGGGCAGTAAAATATCGGCAGTATTTGTTGCAACTGACATAATGGCAATTGGTGCAACTAGGGCAATTTTAGAAAGAGGCTTAAGAGTTCCAGAAGATATTTCAGTACTAGGATTTGACGGAAATGAATTTGCTGAATATTTCATGCCTTCAATTTCTACAATTAAGCAACCTGTTGGTCTATTAGGCGAGAAGAGTGTTGAAATCTTATTTGATCTAATTAAAGGTGGGCAAAACCTTCATTACAAATTAGATACAGAGTTTATCAGCAGGGAATCATTAATTAAAATTTAG
- a CDS encoding alcohol dehydrogenase — protein sequence MWENTIKMDKVREIRGKVSVVLGNGAIEKTFDVLKEIKKNHSFHKIIIVTGRSAYKKTGAWDHVEKALKKHHISYVLFDKISPNPTSDEVDEAVKLAIETGANGVIGIGGGSPIDAAKIVAIMTLYPEYSTSELFDSVFEPKNALPILAINTTHGTGSETNRFAVLSIKDRNFKIGIGYEFLYPKYSIDDPKLMVSLSKGQTAYTTIDALNHVLEACTSFLANPLVILMAKEVVRLIAKYLPQALEDGENLQARYCLTYAAMIAGMSFDNSTLHLTHALEHPMSAIKTELPHGLGLAVLLPAVIRETYPKKAEILAEILQPIVPDLKGLPNEAKRAAEGVKNWLISMGISDTLTTLGIGEEKLEQLVDLVYKTPGNPLLLYCSPVPVTRDLIESIYRNSL from the coding sequence ATGTGGGAAAACACGATAAAAATGGATAAAGTAAGGGAAATAAGAGGTAAAGTATCTGTTGTTTTAGGTAACGGTGCTATTGAAAAAACCTTTGATGTCCTTAAAGAAATTAAAAAAAATCATAGCTTTCATAAAATAATTATAGTTACTGGAAGGTCTGCCTATAAAAAAACAGGAGCATGGGATCATGTTGAGAAGGCATTAAAAAAACATCATATTAGCTATGTTTTATTTGATAAGATTTCACCAAACCCAACTTCTGACGAAGTAGACGAAGCGGTTAAACTTGCAATTGAAACAGGAGCAAATGGTGTAATAGGAATTGGAGGAGGAAGCCCGATAGATGCAGCAAAAATTGTTGCAATTATGACCTTATATCCAGAATATTCAACCTCAGAGCTATTTGATAGTGTATTTGAACCAAAAAATGCTCTTCCTATTTTAGCAATCAATACAACCCATGGTACAGGTTCAGAAACGAATAGATTTGCGGTACTTAGTATAAAAGACAGAAATTTTAAAATAGGTATTGGTTATGAATTTTTATACCCAAAGTATTCAATTGATGATCCAAAGCTGATGGTATCTTTGTCAAAAGGTCAAACAGCCTATACAACAATTGATGCATTAAACCATGTTCTTGAGGCTTGCACTTCCTTTCTTGCAAATCCTCTAGTCATTTTGATGGCAAAAGAGGTAGTTAGGCTGATAGCAAAGTATTTGCCTCAAGCACTTGAAGATGGCGAGAATCTCCAAGCAAGATATTGCCTTACATATGCTGCAATGATTGCAGGAATGAGCTTTGATAATTCGACACTTCACCTTACTCATGCTCTAGAGCATCCGATGAGCGCAATCAAAACTGAATTGCCTCATGGTTTAGGACTTGCTGTGCTCCTTCCGGCGGTTATTAGAGAAACGTACCCTAAAAAAGCAGAAATATTAGCAGAGATATTACAGCCAATAGTTCCAGACCTAAAAGGACTACCAAATGAAGCCAAAAGAGCGGCAGAGGGAGTTAAGAATTGGCTTATATCCATGGGAATAAGTGATACGCTTACTACGTTAGGAATAGGAGAAGAAAAGCTAGAGCAACTGGTTGACTTAGTATATAAAACGCCAGGTAATCCACTGCTACTTTATTGTTCGCCAGTTCCGGTAACAAGAGACTTGATTGAATCAATTTATAGAAACTCGTTATAA
- a CDS encoding sugar ABC transporter substrate-binding protein — MMKFKKLLSIALLVTMILNLAFTGCAKKDEPATPGETPAKAEVVEVDIFQFKVEINAELQAAIEAYQDMNPNVKINLETVGGGDDYGAALLAKFQSGSEPDIYNVGGPQDVADWMGKLEDLSDQPWVKDAVEGVLSGVTMDSKVYGLPYAIEGYGFAYNKAIFEDAGIDASKIKDYASLETAVVELDKKIKSGELSDKYPLLEAVFEFPAKETWVTGLHLANVALSQEFSSSIEANEAKSVEFKYADAFKKLVDIQADYSSSAKKKGNLNAVDYATQVDNGLAIERVAIIQQGNWIYGGIEGIDETVASNLAFLPIPIEGGKGDSVPVGVPMYWTVNSASPDAEKTAAKDFLNWLYTSEEGKKIVVEKFFFIPPLTTYVGIDPKDPLGKSIKEYADQGKTMPWVFMGYPTGWGMEVLGAELQKYLAGDITWEEAINNSKDQWVELRK, encoded by the coding sequence ATTATGAAGTTTAAAAAATTGTTATCAATTGCATTATTAGTTACTATGATTCTTAATTTAGCATTTACGGGGTGTGCTAAAAAAGATGAACCAGCTACACCAGGAGAAACTCCAGCCAAGGCTGAAGTTGTAGAGGTAGATATTTTCCAATTTAAAGTTGAAATTAATGCAGAGCTTCAAGCTGCAATCGAAGCATATCAAGACATGAATCCTAATGTAAAGATTAATCTTGAAACAGTAGGTGGTGGAGACGATTATGGCGCGGCACTTCTTGCTAAATTCCAATCAGGGAGTGAACCAGATATCTACAATGTAGGTGGACCTCAAGATGTAGCAGATTGGATGGGTAAACTTGAAGACCTTTCAGATCAACCATGGGTTAAGGATGCGGTTGAAGGCGTGCTTTCAGGTGTAACGATGGATAGTAAGGTTTATGGTTTACCATACGCTATCGAAGGTTATGGATTCGCATACAATAAGGCTATATTTGAAGATGCAGGAATCGATGCATCAAAAATTAAAGATTATGCAAGCTTAGAGACAGCAGTAGTAGAGCTTGATAAAAAAATCAAATCAGGTGAGTTAAGCGATAAATATCCTCTTTTAGAAGCTGTATTTGAATTTCCAGCTAAAGAAACATGGGTAACTGGATTACATTTAGCTAACGTAGCACTTTCTCAAGAATTTTCAAGTTCAATTGAAGCGAACGAAGCAAAGTCAGTTGAATTCAAATATGCGGATGCCTTCAAAAAGTTAGTCGATATTCAAGCAGATTATTCAAGTAGTGCTAAGAAAAAAGGCAATTTAAATGCTGTTGATTATGCTACTCAAGTTGATAATGGATTAGCAATCGAAAGAGTTGCTATTATTCAACAAGGTAACTGGATCTATGGTGGTATTGAGGGAATTGACGAAACAGTTGCATCAAATCTAGCTTTTCTTCCTATTCCTATAGAAGGTGGAAAGGGAGACAGCGTACCAGTTGGTGTGCCAATGTATTGGACAGTAAACAGTGCAAGTCCAGATGCTGAGAAAACTGCAGCTAAAGATTTCTTGAACTGGTTATATACTTCAGAAGAAGGCAAGAAAATAGTAGTTGAAAAATTCTTTTTTATTCCACCACTAACTACATATGTTGGTATTGATCCTAAAGATCCACTAGGAAAATCAATAAAAGAATATGCAGATCAAGGAAAGACAATGCCATGGGTATTTATGGGATATCCTACTGGATGGGGAATGGAAGTACTTGGTGCTGAACTTCAAAAATACTTAGCAGGTGATATCACTTGGGAAGAAGCAATCAATAATTCAAAAGATCAATGGGTTGAATTAAGAAAATAA
- a CDS encoding ABC transporter permease — MKHSKTWFSVFVGPILMTFAIVVIIPMFLGIYYSFTDWNGINNNATWIGIQNYIKVFTDDKNFLNAFIFTAKFTVVSVFMINFIGFSLALIVTKVPKFSGVYRSIFFMPNLIGGLILGFLWQFIFINAFGYVGKVMEWDSLTGWLSNETTGFWGLAILMAWQMSGYMMVIYIAAIQNIPESLIEAAKVDGATPFQRLKNITIPLVAPAFTVGIFLSLSNSFKLYDQNLSLTGGDPAHTTEMLSMNIYNTAFVFRDMGIAQAKAVIFLVVVAGISLTQMYFSKKREVEM; from the coding sequence ATGAAACATTCTAAGACTTGGTTTAGTGTATTTGTAGGTCCGATCTTAATGACATTTGCAATCGTAGTTATCATACCAATGTTTCTAGGGATTTATTATTCCTTTACAGATTGGAATGGGATTAACAACAATGCAACTTGGATTGGAATTCAGAATTATATAAAAGTTTTTACGGATGACAAAAATTTTCTTAATGCATTTATTTTTACAGCCAAATTCACTGTAGTGTCTGTATTTATGATTAATTTTATAGGATTTTCATTGGCCTTAATCGTAACAAAAGTCCCTAAATTTAGTGGAGTTTATAGAAGTATATTCTTTATGCCAAATTTAATTGGAGGACTCATACTTGGATTTTTGTGGCAGTTTATTTTTATAAATGCCTTTGGATATGTTGGAAAGGTAATGGAGTGGGATTCCTTAACAGGATGGTTATCTAATGAAACAACAGGATTTTGGGGTCTAGCAATTCTTATGGCATGGCAGATGTCAGGTTATATGATGGTTATTTATATAGCTGCAATACAAAACATTCCAGAATCATTAATTGAGGCTGCAAAAGTTGATGGTGCAACACCCTTCCAAAGACTTAAAAATATTACAATTCCACTGGTTGCTCCTGCATTCACAGTTGGAATATTCTTATCACTATCAAATTCATTTAAGTTGTATGATCAGAACTTATCACTGACTGGTGGTGATCCTGCTCATACCACTGAAATGTTATCTATGAATATTTATAATACTGCATTTGTTTTTAGAGATATGGGAATAGCCCAAGCCAAAGCCGTCATATTTTTAGTTGTTGTGGCAGGGATATCATTAACACAGATGTATTTTTCTAAGAAGAGGGAGGTGGAGATGTAA